The sequence below is a genomic window from Clostridium sp. BJN0001.
GGTTCAAGCAAATCTGAAGGTGAAGATAAAACATTAACAGTATGGTCACATCTTACAGATGCAGAAGTTGAAGCACTTCAGCCAGTAGTAGAGAAGTGGTCAAAAGATAACGGAGTAGCTGTTAAGTTACAAGCAGATAAATCTGACATGCAGGCTTTTATACAAGCTGCAAATAGTTCTAAAGGACCAGACATAATGTTTGGACTTGCTAATGATAACTTAGGAACATTCCAAAAAGCAGGAACACTTGCAGAAGTTCCAGAAGGAATTATTAATGAGGATGAATACACTTCAAAGAATGTTGTAGATGCAGTTACATTAGATGGAAAACAATATGCAGTTCCAATAGCTCAGGAAACAATTGCTTTATTCTATAATAAGGACAAGGTTAAAGAAGTTCCAAAGACTATGGAAGAAGTTGTAGAATTAGGAAAGACAGTAGGATTTAGATATGCAGTAGCTGATTTCTATAGATCATTTGGATTTTTATCAGCACAGGGTGGATATGTATTTAAAGATAATAACGGAACATTAGATCCATCAGATATTGGACTTGGAAATGAAGGAGCTGTTAAAGGATATCAATTCATTCAAGATTTAGTTGTTAAAAATGAATTAATGGCACCAGATATTACAGATGATATCGCTAAAGGAGATTTCCAATCAGGAGCTAGTGCATTCTATATTTCAGGACCTTGGGATATACAGACATTTAAGGATGCAGGAGTTAACTTTGGAGTTGTTCCAATGCCAACATTAGGTGGAAAGAACGTTTCAACATTCATGGGAGTTCAGGCTGCATTTGTAAGTTCTAAATCTAAGAATAAAGATTTAGCTTGGAAATTAGTTAAATACTTAACTGAAAATTCAACAGATGCATTAGTTGAAAAAGGAAACAGAATTCCAGCAACTAAAGCAGGTGTTGAAAGTGATACATTTAAGAATAGAGAAAACATGGATC
It includes:
- a CDS encoding maltose ABC transporter substrate-binding protein, producing the protein MIKKTKMLALVMAATLAAGTLAGCGSSKSEGEDKTLTVWSHLTDAEVEALQPVVEKWSKDNGVAVKLQADKSDMQAFIQAANSSKGPDIMFGLANDNLGTFQKAGTLAEVPEGIINEDEYTSKNVVDAVTLDGKQYAVPIAQETIALFYNKDKVKEVPKTMEEVVELGKTVGFRYAVADFYRSFGFLSAQGGYVFKDNNGTLDPSDIGLGNEGAVKGYQFIQDLVVKNELMAPDITDDIAKGDFQSGASAFYISGPWDIQTFKDAGVNFGVVPMPTLGGKNVSTFMGVQAAFVSSKSKNKDLAWKLVKYLTENSTDALVEKGNRIPATKAGVESDTFKNRENMDQFLAQAKLATPMPNISEVQAMWGPGEDGIKALVSGQLDAQACGDQIVAQIKEGIAQQK